In Candidatus Methylomirabilota bacterium, one genomic interval encodes:
- a CDS encoding methionine synthase yields the protein MLLTTIAGSLPKPAWLAAPRTLWAPWRLEGTALEEGKRDAVRLALRDQEAAGIDIVTDGEQTRRHFVWGFVEQLEGVDFSKMVTIGIRADRYKADVPTVTGPLRRRGNIHGDEARFLRAATRSQIKFTMPGPMTVVDTIHDAYYGSRAKLGLAVASLLNEEAHELAALGVDMIQLDEPAFNVYMDEVREWGIDALDRAVEGLACRTVVHICYGYGIKANTDWKKTLGGEWRQYEQTFPRLAGSRIGGVSLECANSRVPISLIGLLGDKDVHVGAIDVANEEVETPEQVAAVLREGLRHVAPSRLFPCTNCGMVPLDRELARAKLHALGAGAALVRRELTTRR from the coding sequence ATGCTCCTGACCACCATCGCCGGCAGCCTGCCCAAGCCAGCCTGGCTGGCCGCGCCCCGGACGCTCTGGGCGCCGTGGCGGCTCGAGGGCACCGCGCTCGAGGAGGGCAAGCGCGACGCGGTGCGCCTGGCTCTCCGCGATCAGGAGGCGGCGGGCATCGACATCGTCACCGACGGCGAGCAGACGCGCCGCCATTTCGTGTGGGGCTTCGTCGAGCAGCTCGAAGGCGTGGACTTCTCGAAGATGGTCACCATCGGCATCCGCGCCGACCGCTACAAGGCCGATGTGCCCACGGTGACGGGGCCGCTCCGTCGCCGCGGCAACATTCATGGTGACGAGGCGCGCTTTCTTCGCGCGGCGACCCGGAGCCAGATCAAGTTCACCATGCCCGGCCCCATGACGGTGGTGGACACCATCCACGACGCGTACTACGGCAGCCGGGCCAAGCTCGGCCTCGCCGTCGCCTCCCTCCTCAACGAGGAAGCGCACGAGCTCGCCGCTCTCGGAGTGGACATGATCCAGCTCGACGAGCCCGCCTTCAACGTCTACATGGACGAGGTGCGCGAGTGGGGCATCGACGCGCTAGATCGAGCGGTGGAAGGGCTCGCCTGCCGGACGGTCGTGCACATCTGTTACGGCTACGGGATCAAGGCCAACACGGACTGGAAAAAGACCCTGGGCGGCGAATGGCGGCAGTACGAGCAGACCTTCCCCCGGCTGGCGGGAAGCCGGATCGGCGGCGTTTCCCTCGAGTGCGCCAACTCGCGCGTGCCCATCTCCCTCATCGGCCTCCTCGGAGACAAGGACGTGCACGTGGGCGCCATCGACGTGGCGAACGAGGAGGTGGAGACGCCCGAGCAGGTCGCCGCCGTCCTCCGCGAGGGTCTGAGGCACGTGGCGCCGTCGCGGCTCTTCCCGTGCACCAACTGCGGCATGGTTCCCCTCGACCGGGAGCTCGCCCGCGCCAAGCTCCACGCCCTGGGCGCGGGGGCCGCCCTCGTTCGCCGCGAGCTCACCACTCGTCGTTGA
- a CDS encoding PEP-CTERM sorting domain-containing protein (PEP-CTERM proteins occur, often in large numbers, in the proteomes of bacteria that also encode an exosortase, a predicted intramembrane cysteine proteinase. The presence of a PEP-CTERM domain at a protein's C-terminus predicts cleavage within the sorting domain, followed by covalent anchoring to some some component of the (usually Gram-negative) cell surface. Many PEP-CTERM proteins exhibit an unusual sequence composition that includes large numbers of potential glycosylation sites. Expression of one such protein has been shown restore the ability of a bacterium to form floc, a type of biofilm.) translates to MKTLPSLLVKALFLLAVAAALLVTASLALATNTAPPIRVPGPSTLALLSVGAAAAAIAVRWIRRR, encoded by the coding sequence TTGAAGACCTTGCCTTCCCTTCTCGTCAAGGCCCTGTTCCTGCTGGCCGTCGCGGCGGCCCTTCTGGTCACGGCCTCACTTGCGCTTGCTACCAACACGGCTCCGCCGATAAGAGTGCCGGGTCCGAGCACGCTCGCCCTGCTGTCCGTGGGCGCGGCGGCCGCGGCCATCGCGGTGCGCTGGATCCGCAGGCGGTAG
- a CDS encoding CoA-binding protein codes for MADWRENLVDSREGMAAILKDTRRIAVLGIKTETQSGQPAFYVPEYMAEAGYEIVPVPVYYPEVTEILGEPVYRTLAEIPEPVDMVNVFRRSRDIPPHLSDILAAKPKSVWMQLGIRHDEVAETLARAGIKVVQDR; via the coding sequence ATGGCCGACTGGCGGGAGAACCTGGTGGATTCACGCGAGGGCATGGCGGCGATCTTGAAGGACACGCGCCGCATCGCCGTGCTGGGCATCAAGACGGAGACGCAGAGCGGTCAGCCGGCCTTCTACGTTCCGGAATACATGGCGGAGGCCGGCTACGAGATCGTCCCCGTGCCCGTCTACTACCCGGAGGTGACGGAGATTCTCGGAGAGCCCGTCTACCGCACGCTCGCGGAGATTCCGGAGCCGGTCGACATGGTCAATGTCTTCCGTCGCTCGCGAGACATCCCGCCCCACCTCTCCGACATCCTGGCCGCCAAGCCGAAATCCGTCTGGATGCAGCTCGGCATCAGGCATGACGAGGTGGCCGAAACGCTCGCGCGCGCCGGCATCAAGGTCGTCCAGGATCGCTGA
- a CDS encoding HAD family phosphatase — MFDFGGVLWDMRWDVARELDQAHGLPRSSVFDTLYRSETWRDIERGRGDRQAWLEEAHRTLEERAGRPLPRLHDEWRRAQGPIAANLALVRELRVSYKLGVLSNADGSLRNRLERDMGIHDLFHDIVCSAEVGMAKPEPAVYMMASERLGLPPRDCVFVDDLDSNVEAARQVGMSGILFRLDKGDDLRAQLAALGITPRG, encoded by the coding sequence ATCTTCGACTTCGGGGGTGTCCTCTGGGACATGCGCTGGGACGTGGCCCGCGAGCTCGACCAGGCTCACGGGCTTCCGCGCTCGTCCGTGTTCGACACGTTGTACCGCAGCGAGACCTGGCGAGACATCGAGCGCGGCCGGGGCGACCGCCAGGCCTGGCTCGAGGAAGCGCACCGGACGCTCGAGGAGCGTGCCGGTCGCCCACTCCCGCGTCTGCACGATGAGTGGCGCCGCGCGCAGGGTCCCATCGCGGCCAACCTGGCTCTCGTCCGTGAGCTGCGCGTCTCGTACAAGCTGGGGGTGCTCAGCAATGCCGATGGCTCTCTCCGAAACCGCCTCGAGCGGGACATGGGCATTCACGATCTTTTTCACGACATCGTCTGCTCCGCCGAGGTCGGCATGGCCAAGCCCGAGCCGGCCGTCTACATGATGGCCTCCGAGCGGCTCGGCCTCCCGCCCCGCGACTGCGTCTTCGTGGACGACCTCGATAGCAATGTCGAGGCGGCGCGGCAGGTGGGCATGTCGGGCATTCTCTTCCGGCTGGACAAGGGTGACGACCTCCGCGCCCAGTTGGCCGCCCTCGGCATCACCCCCCGCGGCTGA
- a CDS encoding GNAT family N-acetyltransferase: MSGAFTMRRARPEDAAAVRRELAAYLDSIGDTLDAEGLDHDIAHWEDEYGGDAGVLLLVVDPAGEVVGTAAVRVLEPGVAELKRMWLRPVARGQGLAQELLDKCLDEGRRLGCQTMRLDSQAKLAAAVKLYRSNGFREIPFYNDNPRADIWMERTL, encoded by the coding sequence ATGAGCGGGGCCTTCACCATGCGCCGCGCCCGCCCGGAGGACGCGGCGGCGGTCAGGCGCGAGCTGGCCGCGTACCTCGACTCCATCGGCGACACGCTGGATGCCGAAGGGCTCGACCACGACATCGCCCACTGGGAGGACGAATACGGGGGCGACGCTGGCGTGTTGCTCCTGGTGGTGGACCCGGCGGGTGAGGTGGTGGGCACGGCGGCCGTGCGTGTCCTCGAGCCCGGAGTGGCCGAGCTCAAGCGCATGTGGCTTCGCCCGGTCGCCCGCGGCCAGGGGCTGGCCCAGGAGCTGCTCGACAAATGTCTCGATGAAGGTCGGCGGCTTGGCTGCCAGACGATGCGCCTCGACAGCCAGGCCAAGCTCGCCGCCGCCGTCAAGCTCTACCGGAGCAATGGCTTTCGCGAGATCCCCTTCTACAACGACAATCCTCGCGCGGACATCTGGATGGAGCGCACGCTGTGA
- a CDS encoding cob(I)yrinic acid a,c-diamide adenosyltransferase codes for MPIRLTRIYTRTGDKGDTGLVGGRRVAKDSPRIEAYGTVDELNSIIGLARVFNVERLKKGKAHRWLDGIFRQIQNELFDLGSELATPEDAVYEGMHRVGEAQVKALETLMDHCQKDLQPLKSFILPGGGRVGGFLHQARTVCRRAERQVLALSRVEPISPWTIAYVNRLSDFLFVLSRWVARKGGETEYLWERGLASHARKRT; via the coding sequence ATGCCTATTCGTCTCACCCGCATCTACACCCGCACCGGCGACAAGGGCGACACGGGACTCGTCGGGGGACGCCGCGTGGCCAAGGACTCGCCGCGCATCGAGGCCTACGGCACCGTCGATGAGCTCAACTCCATCATCGGCCTCGCGCGCGTCTTCAATGTGGAGCGCCTCAAGAAGGGCAAGGCGCACCGGTGGCTCGACGGGATCTTCCGTCAGATTCAGAACGAGCTCTTCGACCTGGGCAGCGAGCTGGCCACGCCCGAGGACGCGGTCTACGAGGGCATGCATCGGGTCGGGGAAGCTCAGGTCAAAGCCCTCGAGACGCTCATGGACCATTGCCAGAAGGATCTCCAGCCCCTCAAGTCCTTCATCCTCCCCGGCGGCGGCCGCGTGGGCGGCTTCCTTCATCAGGCGCGCACCGTCTGTCGTCGCGCCGAGCGTCAGGTGCTCGCCCTCTCGCGCGTGGAGCCGATCAGCCCGTGGACCATTGCCTACGTCAACCGGCTCAGCGATTTCCTCTTCGTCCTCTCGCGCTGGGTCGCCCGCAAGGGCGGGGAGACGGAGTACCTCTGGGAGCGCGGTCTCGCCTCGCACGCGCGCAAGAGGACATGA
- a CDS encoding VTT domain-containing protein — protein MDFLVDVLTGRYSLDALIQWGGYALLAAIVFAETGLLIGCFLPGDSLLITAGLLAAAGHLNIWWLNGLLIAAAIVGDSVGYAIGVRLGPRIFTRPKSLLFNPKHVERTRLFYEKYGPKTIVIARFVPIIRTFAPVLAGVGTMQYRRFLFYNVAGGIGWVVSMSWAGYLLGRTVPNISRHMHVLVIVIIVLSCVPIAVEIYRERRKAAKQRT, from the coding sequence GTGGACTTCCTCGTCGATGTCCTCACGGGCCGGTACTCTCTCGACGCGCTCATCCAGTGGGGCGGCTACGCGCTCCTCGCGGCCATCGTCTTCGCCGAGACGGGCCTGCTCATCGGCTGCTTTCTCCCCGGCGACTCCCTGCTCATCACCGCGGGTCTGCTGGCCGCGGCGGGTCATCTCAATATCTGGTGGCTGAATGGGCTCCTGATCGCCGCGGCCATCGTCGGAGACAGCGTGGGCTACGCCATCGGCGTGCGCCTGGGGCCGCGCATCTTCACGCGCCCGAAATCGCTCCTCTTCAATCCGAAGCACGTCGAGCGCACTCGCCTCTTCTACGAGAAGTACGGACCCAAGACCATCGTCATCGCGCGCTTCGTGCCCATCATCCGCACCTTCGCGCCCGTGCTGGCCGGGGTGGGCACCATGCAGTACCGGCGCTTCCTCTTCTACAACGTGGCGGGAGGCATCGGGTGGGTCGTCTCCATGAGCTGGGCCGGCTATCTCCTCGGCCGCACCGTGCCGAACATCTCGCGACACATGCACGTCCTCGTCATCGTGATCATCGTGCTGTCCTGCGTCCCCATCGCCGTCGAGATCTACCGCGAGCGACGAAAGGCCGCCAAGCAGCGAACCTAG
- a CDS encoding DUF72 domain-containing protein, giving the protein MNVRVGTSGFAYKEWKGRFYPEDIKAKDMLRYYGTQFQSVEINNTFYRMPSETVLREWAEQVPDAFTFVLKAPQLITHRKRLKEVESPASLFFERAGALGPRLGPLLFQLPPNLKKDMARLTTFLALVPEDRRVALEVRHASWYDGEVYDALRARDVALCITDAEDVQTPFQATADWGYLRLRRVGYTDTALPQWRARITSQEWRDAFVFFKHEDEATGPQLARQFITLLES; this is encoded by the coding sequence ATGAATGTACGGGTCGGGACCAGCGGCTTCGCCTACAAGGAATGGAAGGGCAGGTTCTATCCGGAGGACATCAAGGCGAAGGACATGCTGCGCTACTACGGGACACAGTTCCAGAGTGTGGAGATCAACAACACGTTCTATCGCATGCCGAGCGAAACCGTGCTCCGGGAATGGGCCGAGCAGGTTCCGGACGCATTCACGTTCGTGCTGAAGGCGCCCCAGCTCATCACGCACCGGAAGAGGCTGAAAGAGGTCGAGTCACCAGCCTCGCTCTTCTTCGAGAGGGCGGGGGCGCTGGGCCCGCGACTTGGTCCTCTGCTCTTCCAGCTCCCGCCCAACCTGAAGAAGGACATGGCGCGGCTCACCACGTTCTTGGCCCTCGTCCCCGAGGATCGGCGAGTCGCCCTCGAGGTGCGGCACGCGTCGTGGTACGACGGCGAGGTCTATGATGCCTTGCGCGCGCGCGACGTCGCGCTCTGCATCACGGATGCCGAGGACGTGCAGACGCCGTTCCAGGCGACGGCCGACTGGGGCTACCTGCGGCTGCGACGCGTGGGCTACACGGACACCGCCCTGCCGCAGTGGCGCGCGCGCATCACCTCCCAGGAGTGGCGCGATGCGTTCGTGTTCTTCAAGCACGAGGACGAAGCAACGGGTCCGCAGCTCGCGCGGCAGTTCATCACGTTGCTGGAAAGCTGA
- a CDS encoding LLM class flavin-dependent oxidoreductase: protein MARTAVFLSPGADLAASVDCARRADALGYDSVWVTHGLGRDALLVLSAYARVAPRVGLGTGVIPIYPRHPVLMAQEAQTLQETTGGRLRLGIGVSHRPMMEGALGLDMGRPLEVMREYVAVLRQALGGRVQHAGPRYRVAWQSGVPRLPSPPPIYLAGLGPAMLELAGEIADGAVLWLCAPAYVRDHALPAIRRGRERAGQKMEGFEIIASVPAALTGDRAAGMAAFKAELARYLALPFYRAMLEKSGFGAEIAAWDRAPRPEAMADRLAQGLGAVGDLRTIETLVAEYRAAGLTLPAIRPIGFADAPHYLPTLEACSAL from the coding sequence ATGGCCCGCACCGCCGTCTTTCTCTCTCCCGGCGCCGATCTCGCGGCCTCCGTGGACTGCGCGCGGCGCGCGGATGCGCTCGGCTATGACAGCGTGTGGGTGACGCATGGTCTCGGCCGCGACGCGCTTCTCGTCCTCTCGGCCTACGCGCGGGTGGCCCCGCGGGTGGGTCTGGGCACGGGCGTCATTCCCATCTACCCGCGGCACCCCGTGCTCATGGCGCAAGAGGCGCAGACGCTCCAGGAGACGACGGGGGGACGGCTCCGCCTCGGCATCGGCGTGAGTCATCGTCCGATGATGGAGGGCGCGCTCGGTCTCGACATGGGTCGCCCCCTCGAGGTGATGCGCGAGTACGTCGCCGTGCTTCGCCAGGCGCTCGGGGGCCGCGTCCAGCATGCGGGCCCACGCTATCGAGTGGCGTGGCAGAGCGGGGTCCCGCGCCTGCCCTCGCCGCCCCCGATCTATCTGGCCGGGCTCGGGCCCGCCATGCTCGAGCTGGCCGGCGAGATCGCCGATGGCGCCGTCCTCTGGCTCTGCGCGCCCGCCTACGTGCGCGACCACGCGCTGCCCGCCATCCGACGCGGACGCGAGCGCGCCGGCCAGAAGATGGAGGGCTTCGAGATCATCGCCTCGGTGCCGGCCGCGCTCACGGGGGACAGGGCCGCGGGCATGGCGGCCTTCAAGGCGGAGCTGGCCCGCTATCTGGCCCTGCCCTTCTACCGCGCCATGCTCGAGAAGAGCGGCTTTGGGGCCGAGATCGCGGCATGGGACCGCGCTCCCCGCCCCGAGGCCATGGCCGATCGTCTGGCCCAGGGGCTGGGCGCCGTCGGGGACCTCCGGACTATCGAGACTCTGGTGGCCGAATATCGGGCGGCGGGGCTCACTTTGCCGGCCATCCGCCCCATCGGCTTCGCCGACGCCCCGCATTACCTGCCCACGCTGGAGGCCTGCTCGGCTCTCTGA